A genomic window from Montipora capricornis isolate CH-2021 chromosome 8, ASM3666992v2, whole genome shotgun sequence includes:
- the LOC138059033 gene encoding uncharacterized protein isoform X1 produces the protein METVSKDVKEGLLDADKFLSVTLAKEKLSPPAEKERNVLAEKVKNLITQLGLQSELPTATENMEAPPRPPKAVVPQEGQAEDDIYDDLAGSNDQYYYTMTPGGEVETNIENTVDNGGENYELMSGDVETINVAPQLGDETGQEYVAMEEDNAENYEEPSQHDQQDNQDSDQREETYEIPETEESESQVDGMMRKQKSSTLNLENLTCDTKPENVKDVIREGFLQKHRKEGKKFIGSKYQKRYCVLRNHVLYYFKDKKSPKQQGSILLPGYEAKTANKKGREFTLTHPDGHRSYQFETSSKEETEKWIEAVRQAANEPLSEGNVAELDKLRNKQPSGDEDSIVEEKDGKVDDNGEECYDDIGGGEIYEEVGQLSSSSPNQQSNPQLSQYEITGQVAVSPPPAVGSSSTEPRGDDNNELPLSPPPPRPVKPQSQVHQDDTPPAIPAPRRSKLPPPAPASTEPAAPLQDDIYELPDSPEDSVASRLPAPPGEVEIENYEPLETFQEPQAPVQAPAFVPPVVPERPSKPKVSPPSTVAGQPKPHGGGVSEDRGCQCGRKLKSRGQVACGPTAESKRVRCPCARSGRLCTDKCKCRNCCNVPDEKKMAKSRGCRCGQDTYRRTKSLEFVACVDVKGRRRTKCPCYSVGQGCDDDKCKCFNCQNTFGALSRPFRVPQPRRPGPRIVGCRCGQERKLHSPGFEACVDNEAIRGKRSLRKTRCPCFRGGISCNEYCQCFNCKNNSRVLTEVGEVPSPKRGRFSADVIIESNVEELGLFSM, from the exons ATGGAAACAGTCAGCAAGGATGTTAAGGAAGGCCTTCTAG ATGCTGATAAGTTTCTTTCAGTAACACTAGCAAAAGAGAAGCTTTCACCGCCAGCTGAAAAAGAACGTAACGTACTTGCTGAAAAGGTGAAGAATTTGATCACTCAACTTGGTCTTCAGAGTGAATTGCCTACAGCAACTGAAAATATGGAGGCACCTCCACGACCTCCTAAAGCTGTAGTACCCCAAGAAGGCCAGGCAGAAGATGATATCTATGATGATCTAGCCG GATCCAATGATCAGTATTATTACACTATGACCCCAGGAGGTGAAGTAGAGACTAACATAGAAAACACCGTAGACAATGGAGGTGAAAATTATGAGCTCATGTCAGGTGATGTGGAGACAATAAATGTAGCACCGCAGCTGGGTGATGAGACAGGACAAGAGTATGTTGCCATGGAAGAAGATAATGCGGAAAATTATGAAGAACCTAGTCAGCATGATCAGCAAGACAATCAGGATTCTGATCAACGGGAGGAAACCTATGAGATACCTGAAACAG AAGAAAGTGAGAGTCAAGTTGATGGCATGATGAGGAAGCAGAAATCATCAACCCTGAACTTAGAGAACCTGACTTGTGACACCAAAcctgaaaatgttaaagatgTAATCAGGGAAG GTTTTCTGCAAAAGCACCGCaaagaagggaaaaaattcaTTGGCAGCAAGTATCAGAAACGGTACTGTGTTCTGCGAAATCATGTGCTGTATTACTTCAAAGACAAGAAGTCGCCAAAACAACAAGGTTCCATCTTGTTGCCTGGCTACGAGGCAAAAACAGCTAACAAGAAGGGTCGGGAATTTACTCTAACACACCCTGATGGACATAGATCTTACCAG TTTGAAACTTCATCAAAGGAGGAAACAGAAAAATGGATAGAAGCAGTAAGACAGGCTGCAAATGAACCCCTTTCAGAAGGCAATGTTGCAGAACTGGATAAACTGCGTAATAAGCAGCCTTCAGGTGATGAAGATAGCATTGTGGAGGAAAAAGATGGCAAAGTAGATGATAATGGGGAAGAATGTTATGATGACATAGGGGGTGGAGAAATTTATGAGGAAGTCGGCCAGTTGTCATCCTCCAGTCCCAACCAGCAGTCCAATCCACAGTTATCCCAGTATGAAATTACTGGACAAGTCGCCGTATCACCACCACCTG CTGTTGGATCATCCTCAACGGAGCCAAGAGGAGATGACAACAATGAACTCCCTCTATCCCCTCCCCCACCCCGTCCTGTCAAGCCGCAGTCACAAGTGCATCAAGACGATACCCCACCGGCTATTCCAGCTCCAAGGCGTTCCAAACTTCCGCCACCTGCTCCCGCCTCAACAGAGCCCGCCGCACCGTTACAGGACGACATATATGAACTACCAGATAGCCCTGAAGACTCGGTAGCTTCACGACTTCCTGCTCCCCCAGGGGAAGTGGAAATAGAAAATTACGAACCGCTTGAGACCTTTCAGGAGCCTCAAGCCCCCGTACAGGCTCCTGCTTTCGTCCCACCTGTGGTTCCTGAGCGACCCTCTAAGCCCAAGGTATCCCCGCCATCAACTGTTGCTGGGCAACCAAAACCAC ATGGCGGTGGAGTTTCAGAGGACAGGGGCTGTCAGTGTGGCAGAAAGTTGAAGTCAAGGGGTCAGGTCGCGTGTGGCCCAACAGCGGAATCAAAGCGCGTCAGGTGTCCCTGTGCACGCAGTGGTAGACTGTGCACAGACAAATGCAAATGTCGGAATTGCTGTAATGTGCCAGACGAAAAGAAAATGGCGAAAAGCCGTGGCTGTCGTTGTGGGCAGGATACGtacagaagaacaaaaagtctTGAATTCGTAGCGTGTGTTGATGTCAAGGGGAGACGAAGAACAAAATGTCCTTGTTATAGCGTTGGGCAAGGCTGCGATGATGATAAATGCAAATGCTTCAACTGCCAAAACACTTTTGGTGCTTTGAGCAGGCCCTTTAGAGTTCCTCAACCTAGAAGGCCTGGACCTAGAATAGTTGGATGTCGATGTGGACAGGAAAGGAAATTGCATTCACCTGGCTTTGAAGCCTGTGTTGATAATGAAGCTATTAGAGGCAAGAGAAGCCTTCGAAAAACAAGATGTCCATGTTTTAGAGGAGGCATATCCTGCAATGAGTATTGTCAGTGCTTCAATTGCAAAAATAATTCCAGGGTTTTGACCGAGGTTGGGGAAGTTCCATCGCCAAAAAGAGGACGATTCTCTGCCGACGTTATCATTGAAAGTAATGTAGAGGAACTTGGGTTATTTAGCATGTAA
- the LOC138059033 gene encoding uncharacterized protein isoform X2, whose translation METVSKDVKEGLLDADKFLSVTLAKEKLSPPAEKERNVLAEKVKNLITQLGLQSELPTATENMEAPPRPPKAVVPQEGQAEDDIYDDLAGSNDQYYYTMTPGGEVETNIENTVDNGGENYELMSGDVETINVAPQLGDETGQEYVAMEEDNAENYEEPSQHDQQDNQDSDQREETYEIPETESESQVDGMMRKQKSSTLNLENLTCDTKPENVKDVIREGFLQKHRKEGKKFIGSKYQKRYCVLRNHVLYYFKDKKSPKQQGSILLPGYEAKTANKKGREFTLTHPDGHRSYQFETSSKEETEKWIEAVRQAANEPLSEGNVAELDKLRNKQPSGDEDSIVEEKDGKVDDNGEECYDDIGGGEIYEEVGQLSSSSPNQQSNPQLSQYEITGQVAVSPPPAVGSSSTEPRGDDNNELPLSPPPPRPVKPQSQVHQDDTPPAIPAPRRSKLPPPAPASTEPAAPLQDDIYELPDSPEDSVASRLPAPPGEVEIENYEPLETFQEPQAPVQAPAFVPPVVPERPSKPKVSPPSTVAGQPKPHGGGVSEDRGCQCGRKLKSRGQVACGPTAESKRVRCPCARSGRLCTDKCKCRNCCNVPDEKKMAKSRGCRCGQDTYRRTKSLEFVACVDVKGRRRTKCPCYSVGQGCDDDKCKCFNCQNTFGALSRPFRVPQPRRPGPRIVGCRCGQERKLHSPGFEACVDNEAIRGKRSLRKTRCPCFRGGISCNEYCQCFNCKNNSRVLTEVGEVPSPKRGRFSADVIIESNVEELGLFSM comes from the exons ATGGAAACAGTCAGCAAGGATGTTAAGGAAGGCCTTCTAG ATGCTGATAAGTTTCTTTCAGTAACACTAGCAAAAGAGAAGCTTTCACCGCCAGCTGAAAAAGAACGTAACGTACTTGCTGAAAAGGTGAAGAATTTGATCACTCAACTTGGTCTTCAGAGTGAATTGCCTACAGCAACTGAAAATATGGAGGCACCTCCACGACCTCCTAAAGCTGTAGTACCCCAAGAAGGCCAGGCAGAAGATGATATCTATGATGATCTAGCCG GATCCAATGATCAGTATTATTACACTATGACCCCAGGAGGTGAAGTAGAGACTAACATAGAAAACACCGTAGACAATGGAGGTGAAAATTATGAGCTCATGTCAGGTGATGTGGAGACAATAAATGTAGCACCGCAGCTGGGTGATGAGACAGGACAAGAGTATGTTGCCATGGAAGAAGATAATGCGGAAAATTATGAAGAACCTAGTCAGCATGATCAGCAAGACAATCAGGATTCTGATCAACGGGAGGAAACCTATGAGATACCTGAAACAG AAAGTGAGAGTCAAGTTGATGGCATGATGAGGAAGCAGAAATCATCAACCCTGAACTTAGAGAACCTGACTTGTGACACCAAAcctgaaaatgttaaagatgTAATCAGGGAAG GTTTTCTGCAAAAGCACCGCaaagaagggaaaaaattcaTTGGCAGCAAGTATCAGAAACGGTACTGTGTTCTGCGAAATCATGTGCTGTATTACTTCAAAGACAAGAAGTCGCCAAAACAACAAGGTTCCATCTTGTTGCCTGGCTACGAGGCAAAAACAGCTAACAAGAAGGGTCGGGAATTTACTCTAACACACCCTGATGGACATAGATCTTACCAG TTTGAAACTTCATCAAAGGAGGAAACAGAAAAATGGATAGAAGCAGTAAGACAGGCTGCAAATGAACCCCTTTCAGAAGGCAATGTTGCAGAACTGGATAAACTGCGTAATAAGCAGCCTTCAGGTGATGAAGATAGCATTGTGGAGGAAAAAGATGGCAAAGTAGATGATAATGGGGAAGAATGTTATGATGACATAGGGGGTGGAGAAATTTATGAGGAAGTCGGCCAGTTGTCATCCTCCAGTCCCAACCAGCAGTCCAATCCACAGTTATCCCAGTATGAAATTACTGGACAAGTCGCCGTATCACCACCACCTG CTGTTGGATCATCCTCAACGGAGCCAAGAGGAGATGACAACAATGAACTCCCTCTATCCCCTCCCCCACCCCGTCCTGTCAAGCCGCAGTCACAAGTGCATCAAGACGATACCCCACCGGCTATTCCAGCTCCAAGGCGTTCCAAACTTCCGCCACCTGCTCCCGCCTCAACAGAGCCCGCCGCACCGTTACAGGACGACATATATGAACTACCAGATAGCCCTGAAGACTCGGTAGCTTCACGACTTCCTGCTCCCCCAGGGGAAGTGGAAATAGAAAATTACGAACCGCTTGAGACCTTTCAGGAGCCTCAAGCCCCCGTACAGGCTCCTGCTTTCGTCCCACCTGTGGTTCCTGAGCGACCCTCTAAGCCCAAGGTATCCCCGCCATCAACTGTTGCTGGGCAACCAAAACCAC ATGGCGGTGGAGTTTCAGAGGACAGGGGCTGTCAGTGTGGCAGAAAGTTGAAGTCAAGGGGTCAGGTCGCGTGTGGCCCAACAGCGGAATCAAAGCGCGTCAGGTGTCCCTGTGCACGCAGTGGTAGACTGTGCACAGACAAATGCAAATGTCGGAATTGCTGTAATGTGCCAGACGAAAAGAAAATGGCGAAAAGCCGTGGCTGTCGTTGTGGGCAGGATACGtacagaagaacaaaaagtctTGAATTCGTAGCGTGTGTTGATGTCAAGGGGAGACGAAGAACAAAATGTCCTTGTTATAGCGTTGGGCAAGGCTGCGATGATGATAAATGCAAATGCTTCAACTGCCAAAACACTTTTGGTGCTTTGAGCAGGCCCTTTAGAGTTCCTCAACCTAGAAGGCCTGGACCTAGAATAGTTGGATGTCGATGTGGACAGGAAAGGAAATTGCATTCACCTGGCTTTGAAGCCTGTGTTGATAATGAAGCTATTAGAGGCAAGAGAAGCCTTCGAAAAACAAGATGTCCATGTTTTAGAGGAGGCATATCCTGCAATGAGTATTGTCAGTGCTTCAATTGCAAAAATAATTCCAGGGTTTTGACCGAGGTTGGGGAAGTTCCATCGCCAAAAAGAGGACGATTCTCTGCCGACGTTATCATTGAAAGTAATGTAGAGGAACTTGGGTTATTTAGCATGTAA
- the LOC138059033 gene encoding SH3 domain-binding protein 2-like isoform X4 encodes METVSKDVKEGLLDADKFLSVTLAKEKLSPPAEKERNVLAEKVKNLITQLGLQSELPTATENMEAPPRPPKAVVPQEGQAEDDIYDDLAGSNDQYYYTMTPGGEVETNIENTVDNGGENYELMSGDVETINVAPQLGDETGQEYVAMEEDNAENYEEPSQHDQQDNQDSDQREETYEIPETEESESQVDGMMRKQKSSTLNLENLTCDTKPENVKDVIREGFLQKHRKEGKKFIGSKYQKRYCVLRNHVLYYFKDKKSPKQQGSILLPGYEAKTANKKGREFTLTHPDGHRSYQFETSSKEETEKWIEAVRQAANEPLSEGNVAELDKLRNKQPSGDEDSIVEEKDGKVDDNGEECYDDIGGGEIYEEVGQLSSSSPNQQSNPQLSQYEITGQVAVSPPPAVGSSSTEPRGDDNNELPLSPPPPRPVKPQSQVHQDDTPPAIPAPRRSKLPPPAPASTEPAAPLQDDIYELPDSPEDSVASRLPAPPGEVEIENYEPLETFQEPQAPVQAPAFVPPVVPERPSKPKVSPPSTVAGQPKPQEKVPERPARPGTKPPPVVPARRDETAPPGPAEEKTNLINYANVYQALWDCATNEKDELGFRRGDLIYIYEKPHADWWIGSLFKPQGFNVGLVPKDYVMEAYEITAS; translated from the exons ATGGAAACAGTCAGCAAGGATGTTAAGGAAGGCCTTCTAG ATGCTGATAAGTTTCTTTCAGTAACACTAGCAAAAGAGAAGCTTTCACCGCCAGCTGAAAAAGAACGTAACGTACTTGCTGAAAAGGTGAAGAATTTGATCACTCAACTTGGTCTTCAGAGTGAATTGCCTACAGCAACTGAAAATATGGAGGCACCTCCACGACCTCCTAAAGCTGTAGTACCCCAAGAAGGCCAGGCAGAAGATGATATCTATGATGATCTAGCCG GATCCAATGATCAGTATTATTACACTATGACCCCAGGAGGTGAAGTAGAGACTAACATAGAAAACACCGTAGACAATGGAGGTGAAAATTATGAGCTCATGTCAGGTGATGTGGAGACAATAAATGTAGCACCGCAGCTGGGTGATGAGACAGGACAAGAGTATGTTGCCATGGAAGAAGATAATGCGGAAAATTATGAAGAACCTAGTCAGCATGATCAGCAAGACAATCAGGATTCTGATCAACGGGAGGAAACCTATGAGATACCTGAAACAG AAGAAAGTGAGAGTCAAGTTGATGGCATGATGAGGAAGCAGAAATCATCAACCCTGAACTTAGAGAACCTGACTTGTGACACCAAAcctgaaaatgttaaagatgTAATCAGGGAAG GTTTTCTGCAAAAGCACCGCaaagaagggaaaaaattcaTTGGCAGCAAGTATCAGAAACGGTACTGTGTTCTGCGAAATCATGTGCTGTATTACTTCAAAGACAAGAAGTCGCCAAAACAACAAGGTTCCATCTTGTTGCCTGGCTACGAGGCAAAAACAGCTAACAAGAAGGGTCGGGAATTTACTCTAACACACCCTGATGGACATAGATCTTACCAG TTTGAAACTTCATCAAAGGAGGAAACAGAAAAATGGATAGAAGCAGTAAGACAGGCTGCAAATGAACCCCTTTCAGAAGGCAATGTTGCAGAACTGGATAAACTGCGTAATAAGCAGCCTTCAGGTGATGAAGATAGCATTGTGGAGGAAAAAGATGGCAAAGTAGATGATAATGGGGAAGAATGTTATGATGACATAGGGGGTGGAGAAATTTATGAGGAAGTCGGCCAGTTGTCATCCTCCAGTCCCAACCAGCAGTCCAATCCACAGTTATCCCAGTATGAAATTACTGGACAAGTCGCCGTATCACCACCACCTG CTGTTGGATCATCCTCAACGGAGCCAAGAGGAGATGACAACAATGAACTCCCTCTATCCCCTCCCCCACCCCGTCCTGTCAAGCCGCAGTCACAAGTGCATCAAGACGATACCCCACCGGCTATTCCAGCTCCAAGGCGTTCCAAACTTCCGCCACCTGCTCCCGCCTCAACAGAGCCCGCCGCACCGTTACAGGACGACATATATGAACTACCAGATAGCCCTGAAGACTCGGTAGCTTCACGACTTCCTGCTCCCCCAGGGGAAGTGGAAATAGAAAATTACGAACCGCTTGAGACCTTTCAGGAGCCTCAAGCCCCCGTACAGGCTCCTGCTTTCGTCCCACCTGTGGTTCCTGAGCGACCCTCTAAGCCCAAGGTATCCCCGCCATCAACTGTTGCTGGGCAACCAAAACCAC AAGAGAAAGTTCCCGAAAGACCCGCACGGCCTGGGACCAAGCCACCGCCTGTGGTACCCGCACGACGTGACGAAACGGCTCCACCTGGCCCTGCAGAAGAGAAAACCAACTTGATCAACTACGCAAATGTGTATCAAGCCCTGTGGGATTGCGCCACAAACGAGAAGGACGAGCTTGGATTCCGGCGAGGAGATCTGATTTACATTTATGAAAAGCCGCATGCTGATTGGTGGATTGGCTCGCTGTTTAAGCCCCAGGGATTTAATGTGGGACTAGTACCCAAAGATTATGTCATGGAAGCCTATGAGATTACTGCATCATAA
- the LOC138059033 gene encoding uncharacterized protein isoform X3, whose translation MEAPPRPPKAVVPQEGQAEDDIYDDLAGSNDQYYYTMTPGGEVETNIENTVDNGGENYELMSGDVETINVAPQLGDETGQEYVAMEEDNAENYEEPSQHDQQDNQDSDQREETYEIPETEESESQVDGMMRKQKSSTLNLENLTCDTKPENVKDVIREGFLQKHRKEGKKFIGSKYQKRYCVLRNHVLYYFKDKKSPKQQGSILLPGYEAKTANKKGREFTLTHPDGHRSYQFETSSKEETEKWIEAVRQAANEPLSEGNVAELDKLRNKQPSGDEDSIVEEKDGKVDDNGEECYDDIGGGEIYEEVGQLSSSSPNQQSNPQLSQYEITGQVAVSPPPAVGSSSTEPRGDDNNELPLSPPPPRPVKPQSQVHQDDTPPAIPAPRRSKLPPPAPASTEPAAPLQDDIYELPDSPEDSVASRLPAPPGEVEIENYEPLETFQEPQAPVQAPAFVPPVVPERPSKPKVSPPSTVAGQPKPHGGGVSEDRGCQCGRKLKSRGQVACGPTAESKRVRCPCARSGRLCTDKCKCRNCCNVPDEKKMAKSRGCRCGQDTYRRTKSLEFVACVDVKGRRRTKCPCYSVGQGCDDDKCKCFNCQNTFGALSRPFRVPQPRRPGPRIVGCRCGQERKLHSPGFEACVDNEAIRGKRSLRKTRCPCFRGGISCNEYCQCFNCKNNSRVLTEVGEVPSPKRGRFSADVIIESNVEELGLFSM comes from the exons ATGGAGGCACCTCCACGACCTCCTAAAGCTGTAGTACCCCAAGAAGGCCAGGCAGAAGATGATATCTATGATGATCTAGCCG GATCCAATGATCAGTATTATTACACTATGACCCCAGGAGGTGAAGTAGAGACTAACATAGAAAACACCGTAGACAATGGAGGTGAAAATTATGAGCTCATGTCAGGTGATGTGGAGACAATAAATGTAGCACCGCAGCTGGGTGATGAGACAGGACAAGAGTATGTTGCCATGGAAGAAGATAATGCGGAAAATTATGAAGAACCTAGTCAGCATGATCAGCAAGACAATCAGGATTCTGATCAACGGGAGGAAACCTATGAGATACCTGAAACAG AAGAAAGTGAGAGTCAAGTTGATGGCATGATGAGGAAGCAGAAATCATCAACCCTGAACTTAGAGAACCTGACTTGTGACACCAAAcctgaaaatgttaaagatgTAATCAGGGAAG GTTTTCTGCAAAAGCACCGCaaagaagggaaaaaattcaTTGGCAGCAAGTATCAGAAACGGTACTGTGTTCTGCGAAATCATGTGCTGTATTACTTCAAAGACAAGAAGTCGCCAAAACAACAAGGTTCCATCTTGTTGCCTGGCTACGAGGCAAAAACAGCTAACAAGAAGGGTCGGGAATTTACTCTAACACACCCTGATGGACATAGATCTTACCAG TTTGAAACTTCATCAAAGGAGGAAACAGAAAAATGGATAGAAGCAGTAAGACAGGCTGCAAATGAACCCCTTTCAGAAGGCAATGTTGCAGAACTGGATAAACTGCGTAATAAGCAGCCTTCAGGTGATGAAGATAGCATTGTGGAGGAAAAAGATGGCAAAGTAGATGATAATGGGGAAGAATGTTATGATGACATAGGGGGTGGAGAAATTTATGAGGAAGTCGGCCAGTTGTCATCCTCCAGTCCCAACCAGCAGTCCAATCCACAGTTATCCCAGTATGAAATTACTGGACAAGTCGCCGTATCACCACCACCTG CTGTTGGATCATCCTCAACGGAGCCAAGAGGAGATGACAACAATGAACTCCCTCTATCCCCTCCCCCACCCCGTCCTGTCAAGCCGCAGTCACAAGTGCATCAAGACGATACCCCACCGGCTATTCCAGCTCCAAGGCGTTCCAAACTTCCGCCACCTGCTCCCGCCTCAACAGAGCCCGCCGCACCGTTACAGGACGACATATATGAACTACCAGATAGCCCTGAAGACTCGGTAGCTTCACGACTTCCTGCTCCCCCAGGGGAAGTGGAAATAGAAAATTACGAACCGCTTGAGACCTTTCAGGAGCCTCAAGCCCCCGTACAGGCTCCTGCTTTCGTCCCACCTGTGGTTCCTGAGCGACCCTCTAAGCCCAAGGTATCCCCGCCATCAACTGTTGCTGGGCAACCAAAACCAC ATGGCGGTGGAGTTTCAGAGGACAGGGGCTGTCAGTGTGGCAGAAAGTTGAAGTCAAGGGGTCAGGTCGCGTGTGGCCCAACAGCGGAATCAAAGCGCGTCAGGTGTCCCTGTGCACGCAGTGGTAGACTGTGCACAGACAAATGCAAATGTCGGAATTGCTGTAATGTGCCAGACGAAAAGAAAATGGCGAAAAGCCGTGGCTGTCGTTGTGGGCAGGATACGtacagaagaacaaaaagtctTGAATTCGTAGCGTGTGTTGATGTCAAGGGGAGACGAAGAACAAAATGTCCTTGTTATAGCGTTGGGCAAGGCTGCGATGATGATAAATGCAAATGCTTCAACTGCCAAAACACTTTTGGTGCTTTGAGCAGGCCCTTTAGAGTTCCTCAACCTAGAAGGCCTGGACCTAGAATAGTTGGATGTCGATGTGGACAGGAAAGGAAATTGCATTCACCTGGCTTTGAAGCCTGTGTTGATAATGAAGCTATTAGAGGCAAGAGAAGCCTTCGAAAAACAAGATGTCCATGTTTTAGAGGAGGCATATCCTGCAATGAGTATTGTCAGTGCTTCAATTGCAAAAATAATTCCAGGGTTTTGACCGAGGTTGGGGAAGTTCCATCGCCAAAAAGAGGACGATTCTCTGCCGACGTTATCATTGAAAGTAATGTAGAGGAACTTGGGTTATTTAGCATGTAA